One genomic segment of Chromatiales bacterium includes these proteins:
- the miaB gene encoding tRNA (N6-isopentenyl adenosine(37)-C2)-methylthiotransferase MiaB produces MADKLFVLTHGCQMNEYDSSRMADLLVSARGVECVDCAEDADILLLNTCSIREKAQEKVFSQLGRWKLLKQQRPALIIGVGGCVASQEGEALRARAPYVDIVFGPQTLHRLPELVESVRRARRPAIDVRFPEIEKFDHLPAPRADGPRAFVSVMEGCSRYCTFCVVPYTRGEEVSRPVESVVTECAQLARQGVREVTLLGQNVNAYAGPMDDGAQADLALLIRYVARIPGIERIRFTTSHPAELSDELIDAFAEVESLVGFLHLPVQSGSDRVLAAMKRGHDAAYYRERIARLREARPGISISSDFIVGFPGETDADFEATMALIEEIGFDQSFSFIYSARPGTPAAALPDDVPIEVKKARLARLQARIDAFAADISAAMVGSVERVLVDGPSRKDPLMLAGRTGNNRVVNFAGDPSLIGEFVEVRITEALPNSLRGRLAGPVSSVRACA; encoded by the coding sequence ATGGCCGACAAGCTTTTTGTCCTGACGCACGGCTGTCAGATGAACGAATACGACTCCTCGCGCATGGCCGATCTGCTGGTCAGCGCGCGCGGGGTGGAGTGCGTCGACTGTGCCGAGGACGCCGACATCCTGCTCCTGAACACCTGCTCGATTCGTGAAAAGGCGCAGGAGAAGGTGTTCTCGCAGCTCGGCCGCTGGAAGCTGCTCAAACAGCAGCGACCGGCCCTGATCATCGGCGTCGGCGGCTGCGTGGCGAGCCAGGAGGGCGAGGCCCTGCGGGCGCGGGCACCGTACGTGGATATCGTCTTCGGCCCGCAGACGCTGCACCGGCTGCCGGAGCTGGTCGAGTCCGTGCGCCGGGCGCGGCGCCCGGCCATCGACGTGCGCTTTCCCGAGATCGAGAAGTTCGACCACCTGCCGGCGCCGCGTGCCGACGGTCCGCGGGCCTTCGTTTCGGTCATGGAAGGCTGCTCGCGCTACTGCACCTTCTGCGTCGTTCCGTACACGCGCGGCGAGGAGGTCTCGCGACCGGTCGAGAGCGTCGTCACCGAATGCGCGCAGCTGGCCCGCCAGGGCGTGCGCGAAGTCACCCTGCTCGGCCAGAACGTGAACGCCTATGCGGGTCCCATGGACGACGGCGCCCAGGCGGATCTGGCGCTGCTGATCCGCTATGTCGCACGGATTCCCGGCATCGAGCGCATTCGCTTCACGACCTCGCATCCGGCCGAACTCTCCGACGAACTGATCGATGCGTTCGCCGAGGTCGAGAGCCTGGTGGGCTTTCTGCACCTGCCGGTGCAGAGCGGTTCGGACCGGGTGCTCGCCGCGATGAAGCGCGGCCACGACGCGGCCTACTACCGCGAGCGCATCGCGCGCCTGCGCGAAGCACGCCCGGGGATCAGCATCTCCTCGGATTTCATCGTCGGCTTTCCCGGCGAAACCGACGCGGATTTCGAGGCCACCATGGCCCTGATCGAAGAGATCGGTTTCGACCAGAGCTTCAGCTTCATCTACTCGGCGCGTCCGGGTACGCCGGCCGCGGCGCTGCCCGATGACGTGCCGATCGAGGTCAAGAAGGCACGGCTCGCGCGCCTGCAGGCGCGTATCGACGCATTCGCGGCGGACATCAGTGCGGCCATGGTCGGCAGCGTAGAGCGGGTGCTGGTCGACGGCCCTTCGCGCAAGGACCCGCTGATGCTCGCCGGCCGTACCGGCAACAACCGGGTCGTGAACTTCGCCGGTGATCCCTCGCTGATCGGCGAATTCGTCGAGGTGCGCATCACCGAGGCCCTGCCCAACTCCCTGCGCGGCCGCCTGGCCGGACCGGTCTCCAGCGTGCGTGCCTGTGCCTGA